The sequence below is a genomic window from Deltaproteobacteria bacterium.
AGAACATGAAAGAATCCCTGGAACGAATGGACAGCGGCGCCCTCTTCATCCTTTCAGGTTATGAAAAGGAAGGGAGAGAGGCCATTGACGGGTATATGCCGGAGTTCGAAAAGGCGCTTCAGATCGAATTAAACAATATCACGCTTCCGGGCGAAGGAGAAAAGTCGGCCCATCTGCAGGAACTCTATACACGCTATAAAACCATAATTCAGGGGATGGAGGATACAGCAGTTTCATCCGAAAGACGGCGCCAGATATATTTTACCCAGCTTTTTCCTTTATTTCGCAGCATCAAGGACACGGCGGATCAGATCCTCACCATGAATCAGCAGAACATGTATGATGAAAACCAGTCGGCGCGACATAAGGCAGCTAAAGCGCGTGAACAAATGTACTTCCTTCTGTTTCTCGGAGCCATCGTGGCTATTCTTTACATGTTCCTCATCGGCCGATGGATTCTCCGTCCGATCAAAAGCCTGACGCAGTCTGTCGATGA
It includes:
- a CDS encoding MCP four helix bundle domain-containing protein, with amino-acid sequence MLGLRQKLLLVFGGLLLIIVVISMQSIVKVTDLGDAIDTILRENYRSVIACQNMKESLERMDSGALFILSGYEKEGREAIDGYMPEFEKALQIELNNITLPGEGEKSAHLQELYTRYKTIIQGMEDTAVSSERRRQIYFTQLFPLFRSIKDTADQILTMNQQNMYDENQSARHKAAKAREQMYFLLFLGAIVAILYMFLIGRWILRPIKSLTQSVD